From the genome of Agrobacterium tumefaciens:
ATCGCAAAGGTTCTCGGTGTGGAGGCAATCTATTGCCCCTACCTGATGCCGGACCAGCGGCCGGCCGACGCGGCTGGATGGTTCGCGTTTGGTAAGCGCTTGCAGGAGGTCGGAAAGCCTTTCGTTGATGCGGGGCTTACGTTTGGATGGCACAACCACGATTTCGAGTTCAAGACGCTCACAGACGGTTCCACGCCGCAGGAACAGATTCTTGCTGGTGGTCCTGACCTCAAGTGGGAAGCAGATATCGCCTGGATCGTGCGTGGTGACGCCGATCCGTTTTCCTGGATTGAAAGCTACGGAAAACGGATCACCGCTGTTCACGTCAAGGATATCGCTCCCAAGGGTGAAAATACCGATGAAGATGGCTGGGCGGATGTCGGTCATGGTACGCTGGATTGGAAGGGCTTGATTGATGCCCTGAAGAGCAAAAGTGCCACGCAAAACTTCGTCGTTGAACACGATAATCCCAAAGATATCGATCGACTGATCAGCCGTTCGATCGCTTCTTTCAAATCCTACTGATGACCATTCTTTTGGAGTAACCAACATGGCCAGAGAACTTGGCGTCGGCATCATCGGATGCGGCAATATCTCTACCACCTATTTTTCACTGGCACCGCTCTTCAAGGGCCTGAAGGTGCTGGCTTGCGCTGACCTCAACCGGAATGCCGCCGAATTGAAAGCGGAAGAATATGGTGTGAAGGCACAGTCCATAGAGGAACTGCTTTCCAACAGCGAGATCGACGTGGTGGTGAACCTCACCATTCCCGCTGCGCATTTCTCCGTTTCAAAAGCCGCGCTGGAAGCAGGCAAGCACGTCTATTCGGAAAAACCACTGGTTCTTTCGATGGAAGAAGGAGAAGAGCTTCGCCGTATCGCGAGAGAGAAGAAGCTCTCCGTCGGTTGCGCACCGGATACTTTCCTTGGCGGCGCGCACCAGCTCGCCCGCAAGTACGTCGATGAGGGCAAGGTTGGGCGCATTACCTCCGGCACCTGCCACGTCATGAGCCCCGGTATGGAAATGTGGCATCCCAATCCGGGTTTCTTTTTTCTGAAGGGTGGTGGGCCGATCCTCGATCTCGGTCCTTACTACATCGCCAACCTCATCAATTTGATTGGTCCGGTAAAACGTGTTGGCGCCTTGACGACGATGGCCAATCCAACTCGTACCGTCACCAGCCAACCGCTGAACGGTCAGGTCATCCCGGTTGAGACGCCGACCAATATCCATGCCCTGCTGGAATTCGTGAATGGCGCAACCATCACGCTTTCGGCGAGTTGGGATGTCTGGTCACACCGTCACGCGAATATGGAGCTTTACGGTACCGAGGGCTCGATTTATGTGCCCGACCCGAATTTCTTTGGCGGTATTGTTGAGGCCAGCGGTCGCGACAAGGATATACAGCCGCTTGAGAACTGGGCGCACCCCTTTGGCGTCTCCAATCAGGAAAGTCCGAACGGCCCGCGTGCCAACTACCGCACTGCTGGTCTCGCCGATATGGCGCAGGCGCTGATCGAGGGACGCGATGCCCGTTGCTCGCTCGACCGTTCATTGCATGGGATCGATGTCATGACGTCAATCCTCAGGTCTGGCGAGGAGGGACGTTTCATCGAAATGTCAACGACATGCACGCAGCCTGCCGCACTTGGTATCGAGGAGGCCCAGGCACTGCTGCGCTAAGTCGAAGACAGGCGGCGAGGGCAACTTTGCCGCTTGACGTCTTAAAGTCTGCCAGGCAAGAACGCCGCTCTTACAATCGAGTTATGAGGAACGAAAAAGGCCCGGCGCACTGCCAGCGAGCCGGGCCTTGCCGCAAGCGACCGTTTCAGGATCGGGCGGCGATCCGGCGGTCGTTGCTTTTTGTGTGGCTGCTACAGACCCAGCCAGTGTGGGATTGTTTTAAGCAGCCAAATGAGGAACACGACGGGTGCGACCCCAACCGCTGCGACAATAGCCGCCAATGCCACAAGAATGACGAGGCCGAGATTCTTGCCGACACGCTGGCGCTTGGTAGCGAGTGCACTAGTCACGATCTGACACGCTCACGAGGCCGTGGATCGTCAGTGCGACATAAAGGCTGCCAGAAAGCGCCATGAGCGCTGCTACGCCGACGGTTGTCAGATCGCCGGCCAAACTCATCAAAATGTCAGCCGCCTTCATTCGGTCCGACCCCTTCGTTCATCATGTTGAGCTTGTTCTAGATCGGGTCCGTTGCCGCCCTATGTCCCGATTGTTTCGAGTTGTTGCTGCGATACAGAAAAATCGTGATGCAACCGACATAGCCGAAAAGACTTCCCTTGACGGACGCTTTGCGCTAAAAGCCGCGCCGTTATCCGGTCGCAGCCCACCCGGTCAAAACAAGGGATCTCAAATTATGAAGACTATCGTCATCTGCTCAGGCGGATTGGACTCTGTTTCGCTTGCGCATAAGATTGCCGCGGAACACGAACTCATTGCTCTCGTGTCCTTCGACTATGGTCAAAGGCACAAAAAGGAACTGGACTTCGCGGCCGCCTGTGCGGGGCGTCTTCGCGTTCCGCATCACATCATCGACATTCGCACCATCGGGGCGCATCTGACTGGTTCGGCACTGACCGATGACGTGGACGTGCCGGACGGTCACTATGCCGAAGAAACCATGCGTTCAACCGTCGTGCCGAACCGCAATGCGATCATGCTGACCATTGCCTTCGGGCTAGCTGCAGCTCAGCATGCCGATGCTGTGGCCATTGCCGTTCACGGCGGCGACCACTTTATCTATCCCGATTGTCGTCCCGGCTTCATTGACAGCTTCAATGCCATGCAGGCGCATGCGCTGGAAGGTTATGCCAGCGTCGAGCTTTTCGCACCATACGTGACGGTCTCGAAGGCTGCGATCGTGACGGATGGAACGAAATACGGCACGCCGTTCGGCGAGACCTGGTCCTGTTACAAGGGAGGGCTTCGACACTGCGGTCGGTGTGGCACCTGTGTCGAGCGGCGTGAGGCATTTCATCTGGCCGGCGTAACTGATCCGACCGATTACGAAGACCCTGATTTTTGGGTGTCGGCAACGCATGCTTATGCGGCTCAGGAGGTGCGATAGTGTTTCGTATCACCAAGGAGTTTCATTTCTCGGCATCACATCAGCTCAAAAGCCTCCCTGCCGAACATCAATGCGCGCGTCTTCACGGGCACAACTACGTCGTGGAGGTTGAGCTTGCCGGTGCGGAGCTAAAT
Proteins encoded in this window:
- the queC gene encoding 7-cyano-7-deazaguanine synthase QueC; its protein translation is MKTIVICSGGLDSVSLAHKIAAEHELIALVSFDYGQRHKKELDFAAACAGRLRVPHHIIDIRTIGAHLTGSALTDDVDVPDGHYAEETMRSTVVPNRNAIMLTIAFGLAAAQHADAVAIAVHGGDHFIYPDCRPGFIDSFNAMQAHALEGYASVELFAPYVTVSKAAIVTDGTKYGTPFGETWSCYKGGLRHCGRCGTCVERREAFHLAGVTDPTDYEDPDFWVSATHAYAAQEVR
- a CDS encoding Gfo/Idh/MocA family oxidoreductase, which gives rise to MARELGVGIIGCGNISTTYFSLAPLFKGLKVLACADLNRNAAELKAEEYGVKAQSIEELLSNSEIDVVVNLTIPAAHFSVSKAALEAGKHVYSEKPLVLSMEEGEELRRIAREKKLSVGCAPDTFLGGAHQLARKYVDEGKVGRITSGTCHVMSPGMEMWHPNPGFFFLKGGGPILDLGPYYIANLINLIGPVKRVGALTTMANPTRTVTSQPLNGQVIPVETPTNIHALLEFVNGATITLSASWDVWSHRHANMELYGTEGSIYVPDPNFFGGIVEASGRDKDIQPLENWAHPFGVSNQESPNGPRANYRTAGLADMAQALIEGRDARCSLDRSLHGIDVMTSILRSGEEGRFIEMSTTCTQPAALGIEEAQALLR
- a CDS encoding sugar phosphate isomerase/epimerase; translated protein: MTELGFQLYSARNFLPFSNIFKKLAEAGYKQVEGYGAMYASLDEADLKALREELDANGLSMPTGHFGLDLLEGDPKKALNIAKVLGVEAIYCPYLMPDQRPADAAGWFAFGKRLQEVGKPFVDAGLTFGWHNHDFEFKTLTDGSTPQEQILAGGPDLKWEADIAWIVRGDADPFSWIESYGKRITAVHVKDIAPKGENTDEDGWADVGHGTLDWKGLIDALKSKSATQNFVVEHDNPKDIDRLISRSIASFKSY